In Glandiceps talaboti chromosome 6, keGlaTala1.1, whole genome shotgun sequence, one DNA window encodes the following:
- the LOC144436161 gene encoding receptor-type tyrosine-protein phosphatase mu-like isoform X2: protein METESNPYSPTSTTGGEHPNYVHTHTFNGVSVTDGENVKCIATYSGGTTDKTIGATVFDQPVLGDGPLIENIEKYQVTVKWNAWQSGVDIGDGSILKYEVWYKKTSENDYTAYPKVVPPSQTSLVVDGLSFNTDYIFAVKTYRPGVGGGGALSPNVRATTKCDYPLGWPNLNDASTVTSSYIEITWETAESDLEPARLRCNEVASYTVYFKINGSNTEYDTIMTDGTDVTITELNPCTTYEVTVTMDNIAGSGPFSNQLLLTTWSGIPPKVRDLTANVESSSVIRSTWSKPENFSCPLEGYELIFEQVSEYECGDKIAFGPKSITSNMTEHSVDNLYPHTNFSVTVIPFSNSGMGSSSVVIKTTKEDEPSMPLHLQTQRVSDTEIKATWNPPQCPNGILISYVIHYWETDKDESSASQVRYILNSDVTTDASKSVYYKIGELMPNTNYTLQVVAENSCCTSIRSNAATADTKPLPSAGSSPVVIYGSVVGVFVLVLLVLILSLFVYRRRTGRSLDIFSKNRDANYENTTEVSYVCPLDTEDSTRIIRTENPYANVQTHEQNVTEDEEVPFKPELKSKPPIAPKPDTTVTQIRETATARKPEIQPIKIKDLVAYIKRKNKSETDGFKTEYKLLPPDDVAAYTFSLTDINKPKNRFRNVLAYDHSRVILDDENEDSESDYINASYINGYKKKKAYIATQGPKVWTIADLWKMVWQEKSTCILMATNLKEKNKEKCAKYWPDQPEGEKVYGAISVKNVREEVFVDSMIRTFHVKKVDQGRVREIKQFHFTVWPDMGVPQYPSTVLAFLRRIRAYNPSNAGPLIVHCSAGVGRTGTFITIDSMLEMAEAEGKVDIFNFVYQARQDRMHFVQTSDQYEFIYSAVLEATLYGNTEIETGNLRMKLTELKMKDKATRKSALDKEFQILNEVSSEPIDGECSDGREKENFGKNRYPEIIPIDRCRPLLTTPANIKGSTDYINASFLTAYTRKDAFLATQMPMSHTIVDFWRMVYDYKANTIVMLNDMDSEDMRKGQYWCDDGIMRYGPFEVEVLETEDIGHIVERSIGLTLHSSKKGGQTVVKRTITHLQLTAWPSDKDIPDSTSIMSEMLTLVEKAQQQSGDNRIAVHCRNGLGRSGVFCSFVAANEKIKMEQIVNVFQAVKTLRDNRPQMVETLL from the exons atggaaacagaatCAAACCCATATTCACCTACATCAACTACAGGCGGAGAGCATCCTAACTATGTTCACACACATACTTTTAATGGCGTGTCTGTAACTGACGGTGAAAATGTGAAATGCATTGCTACATATAGTGGTGGTACAACAGATAAAACAATTGGGGCAACGGTATTTG ATCAACCAGTGTTAGGAGACGGTCCACTTATAGAAAATATCGAAAAGTATCAAGTCACGGTAAAGTGGAATGCCTGGCAAAGTGGAGTTGATATTGGTGATGGTTCAATATTAAAGTACGAAGTATGGTACAAGAAGACCAGTGAGAACGACTATACTGCGTATCCTAAAGTTGTCCCTCCAAGTCAAACATCTTTAGTGGTCGATGGTTTATCATTCAACACTGACTACATATTTGCTGTAAAGACATACAGACCTGGTGTAGGTGGTGGCGGTGCTTTAAGTCCAAATGTAAGAGCGACAACTAAATGCGACT ATCCATTGGGTTGGCCAAATCTCAATGACGCCAGCACAGTGACGTCATCATATATTGAAATCACGTGGGAG ACAGCCGAATCTGATCTTGAACCTGCTAGACTTCGATGCAATGAAGTTGCGTCATACACTGTTTACTTCAAGATAAATGGAAGTAATACCGAATATGATACTATAATGACTGACGGCACTGATGTGACAATCACAGAACTAAATCCTTGTACAACTTATGAAGTAACAGTGACAATGGATAATATAGCAGGGAGTGGCCCTTTTAGTAACCAGTTACTGTTGACAACATGGTCTGGAA TACCACCAAAAGTGAGAGACCTTACAGCCAATGTCGAGTCTTCCTCTGTCATTAGATCAACGTGGTCTAAACCTGAAAACTTTAGTTGTCCACTGGAAGGATATGAATTAATATTTGAACAAGTATCCGAATATGAATGTGGAGATAAGATAGCATTTGGTCCCAAGAGTATCACCTCTAACATGACTGAACACAGTGTTGACAATCTCTACCCGCACACTAACTTTTCAGTTACAGTCATACCATTTTCAAACAGCGGTATGGGATCATCTAGTGTGgttataaaaacaacaaaagaagATG AGCCATCGATGCCATTACATTTGCAGACTCAAAGAGTATCAGACACAGAAATAAAAGCAACATGGAATCCCCCACAGTGTCCAAATGGTATTTTGATATCTTACGTGATACACTATTGGGAAACAGACAAAGACGAAAGTAGTGCTAGCCAAGTTAGATACATCCTGAACAGCGATGTCACCACCGATGCCAGTAAAAGTGTGTATTATAAAATTGGAGAACTGATGCCGAACACTAATTATACCTTGCAG GTTGTTGCCGAAAATAGTTGCTGTACCAGTATTAGAAGTAACGCAGCAACAGCTGATACAAAAC ctttgccatcGGCCGGTTCATCTCCTGTAGTGATATATGGGTCTGTAGTTGGTGTGTTTGTCCTTGTTCTACTTGTGTTGATCTTATCTTTGTTTGTTTACCGAAGACG AACTGGTAGATCATTGGATATATTCTCGAAAAACAGAGACGCAAACTATGAAAACACCACAGAAGTATCATATGTATGTCCACTGGACACCGAAG ATAGCACACGAATTATCCGTACAGAGAATCCATATGCGAATGTACAAACCCATGAACAGAATGTTACAGAAGACGAGGAAGTGCCGTTCAAACCGGAGCTTAAGAGTAAACCACCAATAGCACCAAAGCCTGATACCACAGTCACTCAAATCCGTGAAACTGCCACAGCACGTAAACCGGAGAtacaaccaatcaaaatcaaaGATCTTGTAGCCTACATCAAAAGAAAGAATAAGAGCGAAACAGACGGATTTAAAACAGAGTACAag TTGTTACCACCGGATGATGTAGCGGCATACACGTTTTCGCTGACGGATATCAATAAACCGAAGAATCGATTCAGGAACGTATTGGCAT ATGACCATTCACGGGTTATATTGgatgatgaaaatgaagatTCAGAATCTGACTACATCAATGCATCCTACATAAAT GGCTACAAGAAAAAGAAAGCTTACATAGCTACCCAgg GTCCAAAGGTATGGACAATTGCTGATCTATGGAAAATGGTATGGCAGGAGAAGAGTACCTGTATACTTATGGCTACCAATTTAAAGGAGAAGAATAAG GAAAAATGTGCAAAGTATTGGCCAGATCAACCAGAAGGCGAAAAAGTGTACGGAGCTATTTCAGTCAAAAACGTCCGTGAAGAGGTTTTTGTAGATTCCATGATCCGAACATTCCATGTGAAGAAA GTGGACCAAGGACGAGTGCGTGAAATAAAGCAATTTCATTTCACCGTGTGGCCTGACATGGGTGTACCACAATATCCATCTACTGTGTTGGCATTTCTTCGACGTATCAGAGCCTACAATCCATCCAATGCTGGTCCTTTGATCGTCCATTGCAG TGCTGGTGTTGGGCGTACTGGGACATTTATAACAATCGATTCCATGTTAGAGATGGCTGAGGCAGAAGGCAAAGTAGACATTTTCAATTTCGTATATCAAGCAAGGCAAGACCGGATGCATTTTGTGCAGACGAGT GACCAGTATGAGTTTATCTACTCTGCAGTGCTAGAGGCTACTTTATATGGAAATACAGAAATAGAGACAGGAAATCTGAGGATGAAGCTAACGGAGCTAAAGATGAAAGACAAAGCAACACGAAAGTCTGCATTAGATAAAGAATTTCAA ATCCTTAATGAAGTTTCCAGTGAACCAATTGATGGCGAATGTTCTGATGGGAGAGAAAAGGAAAACTTTGGTAAAAATAGATACCCTGAGATAATACCAA TTGATCGATGTAGACCACTTCTGACGACACCAGCAAATATCAAGGGATCCACTGATTATATCAATGCGAGCTTTCTCACC GCATACACTCGTAAAGATGCCTTCCTAGCCACACAAATGCCGATGTCACACACCATTGTTGATTTCTGGAGAATGGTGTACGATTATAAGGCAAATACTATTGTTATGCTAAATGATATGGACAGTGAAGATATG AGAAAAGGACAATACTGGTGTGACGATGGCATCATGCGATATGGTCCATTTGAAGTTGAGGTTTTAGAGACTGAAGATATCGGTCACATAGTTGAGAGAAGTATTGGTTTGACTCTCCACTCTTCCAAG aaGGGCGGTCAGACTGTCGTCAAACGAACGATTACACATTTACAACTGACTGCATGGCCATCTGACAAAGATATCCCTGATTCTACATCCATTATGTCAGAGATGTTAACATTGGTTGAAAAAGCACAGCAACAGTCCGGTGACAACCGTATAGCTGTTCACTGCAG aAATGGACTCGGGCGAAGTGGTGTCTTCTGCTCATTTGTCGCAGCCAACGAAAAGATCAAAATGGAGCAAATCGTGAATGTATTCCAGGCAGTCAAGACACTGAGGGATAACAGACCTCAAATGGTGGAGACGCTT
- the LOC144436161 gene encoding receptor-type tyrosine-protein phosphatase mu-like isoform X1 produces METESNPYSPTSTTGGEHPNYVHTHTFNGVSVTDGENVKCIATYSGGTTDKTIGATVFDQPVLGDGPLIENIEKYQVTVKWNAWQSGVDIGDGSILKYEVWYKKTSENDYTAYPKVVPPSQTSLVVDGLSFNTDYIFAVKTYRPGVGGGGALSPNVRATTKCDYPLGWPNLNDASTVTSSYIEITWETAESDLEPARLRCNEVASYTVYFKINGSNTEYDTIMTDGTDVTITELNPCTTYEVTVTMDNIAGSGPFSNQLLLTTWSGIPPKVRDLTANVESSSVIRSTWSKPENFSCPLEGYELIFEQVSEYECGDKIAFGPKSITSNMTEHSVDNLYPHTNFSVTVIPFSNSGMGSSSVVIKTTKEDEPSMPLHLQTQRVSDTEIKATWNPPQCPNGILISYVIHYWETDKDESSASQVRYILNSDVTTDASKSVYYKIGELMPNTNYTLQVVAENSCCTSIRSNAATADTKPLPSAGSSPVVIYGSVVGVFVLVLLVLILSLFVYRRRTGRSLDIFSKNRDANYENTTEVSYVCPLDTEDSTRIIRTENPYANVQTHEQNVTEDEEVPFKPELKSKPPIAPKPDTTVTQIRETATARKPEIQPIKIKDLVAYIKRKNKSETDGFKTEYKLLPPDDVAAYTFSLTDINKPKNRFRNVLAYDHSRVILDDENEDSESDYINASYINGYKKKKAYIATQGPKVWTIADLWKMVWQEKSTCILMATNLKEKNKEKCAKYWPDQPEGEKVYGAISVKNVREEVFVDSMIRTFHVKKVDQGRVREIKQFHFTVWPDMGVPQYPSTVLAFLRRIRAYNPSNAGPLIVHCSAGVGRTGTFITIDSMLEMAEAEGKVDIFNFVYQARQDRMHFVQTSDQYEFIYSAVLEATLYGNTEIETGNLRMKLTELKMKDKATRKSALDKEFQILNEVSSEPIDGECSDGREKENFGKNRYPEIIPIDRCRPLLTTPANIKGSTDYINASFLTAYTRKDAFLATQMPMSHTIVDFWRMVYDYKANTIVMLNDMDSEDMRKGQYWCDDGIMRYGPFEVEVLETEDIGHIVERSIGLTLHSSKKGGQTVVKRTITHLQLTAWPSDKDIPDSTSIMSEMLTLVEKAQQQSGDNRIAVHCRNGLGRSGVFCSFVAANEKIKMEQIVNVFQAVKTLRDNRPQMVETLAQYQYIYDALLAYLDSFATYANFE; encoded by the exons atggaaacagaatCAAACCCATATTCACCTACATCAACTACAGGCGGAGAGCATCCTAACTATGTTCACACACATACTTTTAATGGCGTGTCTGTAACTGACGGTGAAAATGTGAAATGCATTGCTACATATAGTGGTGGTACAACAGATAAAACAATTGGGGCAACGGTATTTG ATCAACCAGTGTTAGGAGACGGTCCACTTATAGAAAATATCGAAAAGTATCAAGTCACGGTAAAGTGGAATGCCTGGCAAAGTGGAGTTGATATTGGTGATGGTTCAATATTAAAGTACGAAGTATGGTACAAGAAGACCAGTGAGAACGACTATACTGCGTATCCTAAAGTTGTCCCTCCAAGTCAAACATCTTTAGTGGTCGATGGTTTATCATTCAACACTGACTACATATTTGCTGTAAAGACATACAGACCTGGTGTAGGTGGTGGCGGTGCTTTAAGTCCAAATGTAAGAGCGACAACTAAATGCGACT ATCCATTGGGTTGGCCAAATCTCAATGACGCCAGCACAGTGACGTCATCATATATTGAAATCACGTGGGAG ACAGCCGAATCTGATCTTGAACCTGCTAGACTTCGATGCAATGAAGTTGCGTCATACACTGTTTACTTCAAGATAAATGGAAGTAATACCGAATATGATACTATAATGACTGACGGCACTGATGTGACAATCACAGAACTAAATCCTTGTACAACTTATGAAGTAACAGTGACAATGGATAATATAGCAGGGAGTGGCCCTTTTAGTAACCAGTTACTGTTGACAACATGGTCTGGAA TACCACCAAAAGTGAGAGACCTTACAGCCAATGTCGAGTCTTCCTCTGTCATTAGATCAACGTGGTCTAAACCTGAAAACTTTAGTTGTCCACTGGAAGGATATGAATTAATATTTGAACAAGTATCCGAATATGAATGTGGAGATAAGATAGCATTTGGTCCCAAGAGTATCACCTCTAACATGACTGAACACAGTGTTGACAATCTCTACCCGCACACTAACTTTTCAGTTACAGTCATACCATTTTCAAACAGCGGTATGGGATCATCTAGTGTGgttataaaaacaacaaaagaagATG AGCCATCGATGCCATTACATTTGCAGACTCAAAGAGTATCAGACACAGAAATAAAAGCAACATGGAATCCCCCACAGTGTCCAAATGGTATTTTGATATCTTACGTGATACACTATTGGGAAACAGACAAAGACGAAAGTAGTGCTAGCCAAGTTAGATACATCCTGAACAGCGATGTCACCACCGATGCCAGTAAAAGTGTGTATTATAAAATTGGAGAACTGATGCCGAACACTAATTATACCTTGCAG GTTGTTGCCGAAAATAGTTGCTGTACCAGTATTAGAAGTAACGCAGCAACAGCTGATACAAAAC ctttgccatcGGCCGGTTCATCTCCTGTAGTGATATATGGGTCTGTAGTTGGTGTGTTTGTCCTTGTTCTACTTGTGTTGATCTTATCTTTGTTTGTTTACCGAAGACG AACTGGTAGATCATTGGATATATTCTCGAAAAACAGAGACGCAAACTATGAAAACACCACAGAAGTATCATATGTATGTCCACTGGACACCGAAG ATAGCACACGAATTATCCGTACAGAGAATCCATATGCGAATGTACAAACCCATGAACAGAATGTTACAGAAGACGAGGAAGTGCCGTTCAAACCGGAGCTTAAGAGTAAACCACCAATAGCACCAAAGCCTGATACCACAGTCACTCAAATCCGTGAAACTGCCACAGCACGTAAACCGGAGAtacaaccaatcaaaatcaaaGATCTTGTAGCCTACATCAAAAGAAAGAATAAGAGCGAAACAGACGGATTTAAAACAGAGTACAag TTGTTACCACCGGATGATGTAGCGGCATACACGTTTTCGCTGACGGATATCAATAAACCGAAGAATCGATTCAGGAACGTATTGGCAT ATGACCATTCACGGGTTATATTGgatgatgaaaatgaagatTCAGAATCTGACTACATCAATGCATCCTACATAAAT GGCTACAAGAAAAAGAAAGCTTACATAGCTACCCAgg GTCCAAAGGTATGGACAATTGCTGATCTATGGAAAATGGTATGGCAGGAGAAGAGTACCTGTATACTTATGGCTACCAATTTAAAGGAGAAGAATAAG GAAAAATGTGCAAAGTATTGGCCAGATCAACCAGAAGGCGAAAAAGTGTACGGAGCTATTTCAGTCAAAAACGTCCGTGAAGAGGTTTTTGTAGATTCCATGATCCGAACATTCCATGTGAAGAAA GTGGACCAAGGACGAGTGCGTGAAATAAAGCAATTTCATTTCACCGTGTGGCCTGACATGGGTGTACCACAATATCCATCTACTGTGTTGGCATTTCTTCGACGTATCAGAGCCTACAATCCATCCAATGCTGGTCCTTTGATCGTCCATTGCAG TGCTGGTGTTGGGCGTACTGGGACATTTATAACAATCGATTCCATGTTAGAGATGGCTGAGGCAGAAGGCAAAGTAGACATTTTCAATTTCGTATATCAAGCAAGGCAAGACCGGATGCATTTTGTGCAGACGAGT GACCAGTATGAGTTTATCTACTCTGCAGTGCTAGAGGCTACTTTATATGGAAATACAGAAATAGAGACAGGAAATCTGAGGATGAAGCTAACGGAGCTAAAGATGAAAGACAAAGCAACACGAAAGTCTGCATTAGATAAAGAATTTCAA ATCCTTAATGAAGTTTCCAGTGAACCAATTGATGGCGAATGTTCTGATGGGAGAGAAAAGGAAAACTTTGGTAAAAATAGATACCCTGAGATAATACCAA TTGATCGATGTAGACCACTTCTGACGACACCAGCAAATATCAAGGGATCCACTGATTATATCAATGCGAGCTTTCTCACC GCATACACTCGTAAAGATGCCTTCCTAGCCACACAAATGCCGATGTCACACACCATTGTTGATTTCTGGAGAATGGTGTACGATTATAAGGCAAATACTATTGTTATGCTAAATGATATGGACAGTGAAGATATG AGAAAAGGACAATACTGGTGTGACGATGGCATCATGCGATATGGTCCATTTGAAGTTGAGGTTTTAGAGACTGAAGATATCGGTCACATAGTTGAGAGAAGTATTGGTTTGACTCTCCACTCTTCCAAG aaGGGCGGTCAGACTGTCGTCAAACGAACGATTACACATTTACAACTGACTGCATGGCCATCTGACAAAGATATCCCTGATTCTACATCCATTATGTCAGAGATGTTAACATTGGTTGAAAAAGCACAGCAACAGTCCGGTGACAACCGTATAGCTGTTCACTGCAG aAATGGACTCGGGCGAAGTGGTGTCTTCTGCTCATTTGTCGCAGCCAACGAAAAGATCAAAATGGAGCAAATCGTGAATGTATTCCAGGCAGTCAAGACACTGAGGGATAACAGACCTCAAATGGTGGAGACGCTT GCACAATATCAATATATCTACGACGCCCTTCTTGCCTACCTGGACTCCTTTGCCACTTACGCCAACTTTGAATAA